AGATAGTTCCGAGCCCTTGGTCAAAAATAATTTCAGGTGAAACCCTCGAGTCAGAACAGGTTAATACAATGGCAAAAGGTTTTTGTCCCTTAGATAGTTCTTTCCTCTTTGCATCACTCAGGTCTTTCTGAGATATGATACCTGATACAAAACGTTTATTACCGTTCATAAGTCTTGTAAGAGATAGATCACCTTTTTCGGTTTCTGCAAAGACAAGGGCTGAAAAGACTACCATTGCAAATAAAGCAATAAAACTTCTGAGACGATTCATAACCCTTCCTCCTTCTAACTTGAGATTGTCCAATAGGCTCCTTATTTTCTCTATCTTCTGTACTCACAGGGGTATATATTTCAAAGGATGATGGTGAAAAACATATCACAAAATTTACTTAATGTCAAGAAAAAATTACCACGAAATGGTAATGGGTCAGTGAAAAGGGGGAGTAACCGTTCACCTCACCACGGAGACACAGAGACACTGAGAAAAATCTAAAAATCATTCTCCGTGCCTCTGTGTCTCTGTGGTGAACGATTACGACCTTATTCCCAAAAGCGGCCCTCTCCCCATATACTGAGCCAACCCCTCCCAGCCGTCTCGGGTCTGGCCATCTATTCACACCTCTTAAGGCCCACTGAATCTTGGTGAAGGTCTTTCAGAGGTAGGGCGGAAAGCGATCCTGGATCTGAAACAAAAGGTTATTGAGCAGTTGGAAAGATGACGATACGAGGTGGCTTGACTGGTAAGAAAGAGAAAGGAGCAGGTGTTCATGTCCACAAATCTTCGAGGTGTTTCCGGCCGGTCTCTATGGCCTGGCGCACCAGAAAGCGCTTCATGTCTGCCCAGGAAGTCTGGTCAATCATGAGGGGCATAGGCAACGCTTCTGCATCGTCAAAATAGGCCAGGGCGCGAGTAGCACTGATGGCGAAGGTGCGCACGCGAGCGTATTTTACGGCCGCCACCTCAAACAAATGTTCAATCGGCACCTGTTGGAGGATGTAGTACAGATCCACCAGATCCTTGCGGGTGCCTCGGTCAATGCTGGCTGCCAACTTCATGGCGCCGATTTCTTCTATAGTGGCTACGGGCACGTTCTCTATCAGTACAGGCTGATGCACCAGAGGGTAAAGGTGCAGACGAAAGAAACTGATACCTACACCTCGCCAGGTGGCTACAAAGGTGGCATCTTTGTCATGAGTGATGGACAGCGTTGGGTCTTCCAGGGCTTCCCGCAGCCCGGTACGTACGTCTGGCCCAACGGCGTCTGAGGCCGGCGAGAAGAAGTCCAGATCAACCGAAAAGCGATGCCCGAGATGCAGGGCCAGTCCAGTGCCCCCGGCCAGGTAAAACTGGCTGATAAACGGCAGGTGGGCGGCTTTGCAGAACGCCTCGTGCGTTTCGGGTGTAAGCGCTTCCCAGTGGGGATTGACTGGAGCTATTTGTCCCATACTTCCCCCTTTGGGGTAGGGAATGGTAAACGCCGCCAATGGCGCACACCCAATAGTTTATGCCAATAGTTGAAGCTGACACGGCATAGCAGGCGCTCGCCCCGGTCATGGATAAAGGTGCGGATACGCGGGCCACCGTAAGTGACAAAGAGCCAACGCACCTCGTCCCATGTGCCATATTCCAGGGTGCGCTGAATGATCAGGTTAGCGTCGCCGTCAATATCCAGGGTTCGAGGGTCATATTCCTGAAAATACGGCCTCAGGCCGGGGGGGATGGTGGTTCTTTCCATAATGTAATACCTTGTGTAACTACTCAGGTAGATAGGCTGAAGGCTGAAGGCTATTGAACTTCAGCCTTCAGCCTCCAGTCTAAATAACCTGTAAGCGTTCAGCCACTAAGGCACAAACTCGATGCTCGATGCTCGATCCTGGATACTGGATCCTTTACCAGCATCGAGGATCGAGCATCGAGCATCCAGCATCATGTGCTGAACGGTTACAATAACCTGAGTAGCTACTCCTGATAATCTGTGAAATCTGGTGTAATCTGTGAAATCTATGGTCTTCTTTTTGTATGGCTAAGTAGTTACTCTGGGGGTAAGTTTTCTGAGGGTCGAGCCGGACACTGAGTCAGGTTGCCACATCCGGCTATGTTCCCTCGAATTTTAGCCACACGCTTATTATAACACCCCTAAATAAAGGTTGTCAATAAAAAATCACCCAACACCTTTACTTAAACTTAGGTAAATAGGCTGAAGGCTGAAGTTCAATAGCCTTCAGCCTATCTACCTGTAGTAGTTACCTAAGATAGTGATGGCGGTCTGTTTTATTTTGAGGCAGCAGCTTTTTTATTGACAGACTCCTGACGGCGTGGTATATTTAGAGATCGGTGAGAAAAATATGCTAAAGTTCCTAAGAATAGGTATGGCCCAGATAAATTGCACCGTAGGTGACTTAACCGGAAATACTCGTAAAATCTGCGAGTATATTA
Above is a window of bacterium DNA encoding:
- a CDS encoding nucleotidyl transferase AbiEii/AbiGii toxin family protein, with translation MGQIAPVNPHWEALTPETHEAFCKAAHLPFISQFYLAGGTGLALHLGHRFSVDLDFFSPASDAVGPDVRTGLREALEDPTLSITHDKDATFVATWRGVGISFFRLHLYPLVHQPVLIENVPVATIEEIGAMKLAASIDRGTRKDLVDLYYILQQVPIEHLFEVAAVKYARVRTFAISATRALAYFDDAEALPMPLMIDQTSWADMKRFLVRQAIETGRKHLEDLWT